One Alteromonas sp. KC3 DNA segment encodes these proteins:
- the hutU gene encoding urocanate hydratase: MKRLDPTRVIRAPKGTTLNAKSWQTEAPLRMLMNNLDPDVAEHPQNLVVYGGIGRAARDWASFDKIVEVLKRLNTNETLLVQSGKPVGVFPTHENAPRVLIANSNLVPHWANWEHFNKLDKEGLMMYGQMTAGSWIYIGSQGIVQGTYETFVSVAKTHFDGQAKGRWILTGGLGGMGGAQPLAATMAGFSMIAVEVDESRIDFRIRTGYVDKKASSIDEALDMLAQAEKAGTPISIGLLGNAAEVFPALLERGVIPDVVTDQTSAHDPLNGYLPVGWSMEQAISERAADEAHVVKAAKQSMALQVKAMLGFQQAGAATLDYGNNIRQMALEEGIANAFDFPGFVPAYIRPLFCQGIGPFRWAALSGDPEDIYKTDAKVKELIPDNPHLHNWLDMAKERIQFQGLPARICWVGLGERQKLGLAFNEMVRNGELSAPVVIGRDHLDSGSVASPNRETESMLDGSDAVSDWPLLNALLNTAGGATWVSLHHGGGVGMGFSQHSGVVIVCDGSKEADERIARVLHNDPATGVMRHADAGYDIAKTCAQKHNLDLPMLNSAKGEE, from the coding sequence ATGAAACGCCTCGACCCTACACGAGTCATTCGCGCCCCAAAGGGCACTACGCTGAATGCTAAAAGTTGGCAAACTGAAGCGCCACTTCGCATGTTGATGAACAACTTAGATCCTGATGTTGCCGAGCACCCTCAAAACCTTGTGGTATACGGTGGTATTGGCCGTGCGGCCAGAGACTGGGCGTCATTCGATAAAATTGTCGAGGTGTTAAAGCGCCTGAACACCAACGAAACATTACTAGTGCAATCGGGTAAACCGGTTGGCGTGTTTCCTACTCACGAAAACGCACCTCGCGTACTCATTGCAAACTCTAACCTTGTGCCACACTGGGCTAACTGGGAGCACTTTAACAAGCTCGATAAAGAAGGCTTGATGATGTACGGGCAGATGACCGCAGGCTCTTGGATTTATATTGGCTCGCAAGGCATTGTGCAGGGTACATATGAAACATTTGTCAGTGTTGCTAAGACCCATTTCGATGGCCAAGCAAAGGGACGTTGGATCTTAACCGGTGGTCTTGGTGGTATGGGGGGCGCACAGCCGCTTGCAGCAACCATGGCGGGTTTTTCAATGATTGCCGTAGAAGTGGATGAAAGTCGTATCGATTTTAGAATTCGCACTGGTTATGTTGATAAAAAAGCGAGCTCGATTGATGAAGCATTAGATATGTTGGCTCAGGCAGAAAAAGCAGGTACGCCTATTTCAATTGGTTTGCTTGGCAATGCGGCTGAAGTATTTCCAGCGTTACTTGAGCGCGGTGTTATACCCGATGTGGTTACCGATCAAACCAGTGCACACGACCCGCTAAATGGCTATTTACCAGTAGGTTGGTCGATGGAGCAAGCGATATCTGAGCGTGCCGCTGATGAAGCGCACGTGGTAAAAGCGGCTAAGCAGTCAATGGCGCTGCAAGTAAAAGCGATGCTAGGGTTCCAACAGGCCGGGGCGGCAACGCTAGACTACGGCAACAACATTCGTCAAATGGCACTGGAAGAAGGAATTGCTAATGCCTTTGACTTTCCAGGTTTTGTGCCAGCCTATATTCGTCCGCTTTTCTGTCAAGGCATAGGGCCCTTTAGATGGGCTGCGTTATCTGGCGACCCTGAAGATATTTACAAAACTGACGCCAAGGTAAAAGAACTTATTCCTGATAATCCGCATTTGCACAATTGGCTTGATATGGCCAAAGAACGTATTCAATTTCAGGGGCTACCCGCGCGTATCTGCTGGGTTGGGTTGGGCGAAAGACAAAAACTTGGTTTGGCCTTTAACGAAATGGTGCGCAATGGTGAACTAAGTGCGCCAGTGGTCATTGGGCGCGATCATCTTGACTCTGGCTCGGTAGCGTCGCCGAACAGAGAAACAGAATCTATGCTTGATGGCTCTGACGCAGTCTCAGATTGGCCGTTATTAAATGCGCTACTCAATACAGCAGGTGGTGCAACGTGGGTAAGCCTGCATCACGGCGGCGGCGTTGGTATGGGCTTTAGTCAGCATTCTGGTGTGGTTATTGTGTGCGATGGCTCAAAAGAAGCTGACGAACGCATTGCGCGCGTGCTTCACAATGACCCTGCAACGGGAGTTATGCGTCATGCCGATGCTGGATACGATATTGCCAAAACCTGTGCGCAGAAGCACAACTTAGACTTGCCAATGTTAAATAGCGCAAAAGGCGAGGAATAA
- a CDS encoding MipA/OmpV family protein: MKYQSLSSLVALSLLTCSFNTYAQAPQQPQGWMWGFGVAASQDVYTDFDNRVVPIPIIGYAGERLRIYGPFVSYQLLQEGAVSVDAQLVPVFAGFEEDDSFIFEGMEDRDFSYAAGVALNYNWQGWTYSLSTNADILGKFDGYQASFRLGKPFRFDGYMIEPSLGVTFQDENYVDYYYGVRPEEATNFRAFYEGESAVNTELRLAISTRQFLGGMTRLEFGATFFDDSISDSPLTDDDTALSAMFVYTRMF; encoded by the coding sequence ATGAAATACCAATCTCTAAGTTCATTGGTAGCGCTTTCGTTACTCACTTGTAGCTTCAATACCTACGCTCAAGCTCCACAACAACCTCAAGGCTGGATGTGGGGATTCGGCGTTGCTGCCTCACAAGATGTATATACTGATTTCGATAATCGAGTTGTTCCTATTCCTATCATTGGTTATGCGGGCGAGCGCCTACGCATTTACGGCCCATTTGTAAGCTATCAATTACTTCAAGAAGGGGCGGTGTCAGTTGATGCTCAGTTAGTGCCTGTATTTGCAGGTTTCGAAGAAGATGACAGCTTTATCTTTGAAGGTATGGAAGACAGAGACTTTAGTTATGCAGCGGGAGTTGCACTAAATTATAACTGGCAAGGCTGGACGTATTCTTTATCGACTAACGCCGATATTCTTGGAAAATTTGATGGCTATCAAGCGTCGTTTCGCTTAGGTAAACCCTTTCGATTTGACGGCTACATGATTGAGCCATCGCTGGGTGTAACTTTCCAAGATGAAAACTATGTGGATTACTACTATGGTGTGCGCCCTGAAGAAGCAACAAATTTTAGAGCTTTCTATGAAGGAGAAAGCGCGGTTAACACCGAACTACGTCTTGCCATTTCAACACGACAGTTCTTGGGCGGTATGACTCGCCTTGAATTTGGCGCGACCTTTTTTGATGACAGTATCAGCGACAGCCCATTGACTGACGATGATACTGCACTAAGCGCAATGTTTGTTTACACACGTATGTTCTGA
- a CDS encoding CreA family protein translates to MKRWFKTVLAVGVTSLTLAGCSDSEVGDVSLGLFTTKDIKIDALQDPVVTGVTCHISSIEANLDFSDPSDSSIACRQTGPITAKMLSEIDKSDSGEVIFKKSKSVFFKNMKLRRIYDEETKTLIYLSYSTKETSGSYKHSLSTVPLWETQAFAVSSQPST, encoded by the coding sequence ATGAAGCGATGGTTTAAAACAGTATTGGCTGTTGGTGTGACAAGTTTGACATTGGCAGGGTGTAGCGACAGCGAAGTGGGTGATGTCTCCCTTGGTCTGTTTACAACTAAAGACATTAAGATTGATGCGTTACAAGACCCAGTTGTAACAGGTGTAACTTGTCATATATCGAGCATTGAAGCCAATTTGGATTTTTCCGACCCGTCTGATAGCTCCATCGCTTGCAGACAAACTGGGCCTATAACGGCCAAGATGCTTTCAGAGATAGATAAATCTGATTCTGGCGAAGTCATATTTAAAAAGTCCAAAAGTGTATTCTTTAAAAATATGAAACTTCGCCGCATTTATGATGAAGAGACTAAAACGCTAATCTATTTGTCGTACAGCACAAAAGAAACGTCGGGAAGCTACAAGCATAGTTTATCTACTGTGCCACTTTGGGAAACCCAAGCGTTTGCGGTGTCATCTCAGCCTTCAACGTAA
- a CDS encoding sulfotransferase family 2 domain-containing protein — protein MLLSHSKQFLFVHIAKTGGTSVRNALSSYRWGHRYAIAQFMCNKMSQLTHHRIGSRFPRHSRIVAAKEMLPEDYFNTLFKFAIVRNPWDLQVSSYHHIKRERPHIMKGHDSFEHFMMWKFAPDRPYQYHIDTSLQLQTDYLIDLKGNMLTDFVGRYERLELDFATICQTLSLPEISLPHKRKAADRTTYHKYYTPTLVDLVERHFAQDISLLGYQFE, from the coding sequence GTGCTTTTATCCCACAGCAAGCAATTCCTGTTTGTGCATATTGCTAAGACAGGAGGAACCAGCGTTCGCAACGCATTATCGTCGTATCGATGGGGACACAGGTACGCAATTGCGCAGTTTATGTGCAACAAAATGAGCCAACTTACTCACCATCGTATTGGCAGTCGATTTCCACGTCACTCTCGGATAGTTGCGGCAAAAGAAATGCTACCTGAAGATTACTTCAATACCCTATTTAAGTTTGCCATTGTGCGAAACCCATGGGACTTACAAGTCAGTTCCTATCACCATATAAAGCGCGAACGCCCTCATATTATGAAGGGGCACGATAGCTTTGAGCATTTTATGATGTGGAAGTTTGCTCCTGACAGACCTTATCAATATCACATTGATACATCACTGCAGTTACAAACAGACTACTTAATTGATTTAAAGGGTAATATGTTAACTGACTTTGTGGGACGTTATGAACGACTGGAGCTAGACTTTGCCACTATATGTCAAACACTCTCATTGCCTGAAATCTCACTACCTCATAAACGTAAAGCTGCTGATAGAACAACGTATCACAAATACTACACCCCAACACTTGTCGACTTGGTAGAGCGACATTTTGCACAAGATATTAGTTTGCTCGGGTATCAGTTTGAATAA
- the hutI gene encoding imidazolonepropionase, producing MNYQYDALFHNVRIASMQDNNALYGELLDTAVAVKDGHIVALIDAQNNSEFQQHAKAAKQLIDGNNQWLLPGFVDCHTHLVYGGNRAIEFEQRLRGASYLEIAQRGGGIKGTVASTRSASNEELLKNAVKRAKRLCEEGVTTVEIKSGYGLDIDTEVRMLKVAKQLEQLLPVSVCTTYLGAHALPHEFADDADAYIDFVCEQAMPLMATENLADAVDVFCETIGFSTVQTERVFNKAIELGLPVKAHVEQLSDSKGALLAARYNALSVDHIEYLADSDVPMLAQSGTVAVLLPGAFYYLNEVQKPPINALRSHNVPMAVATDFNPGSSPLASILTAMNMACVQFQLTPEEALRGITVHAAKALGLTDRGVIDAGKVADITLWDIDTPAELAYCINGHRPTAIYKGGVHV from the coding sequence ATGAATTATCAATACGACGCCTTATTCCACAATGTGCGCATTGCCTCTATGCAAGATAACAATGCCCTATACGGAGAACTACTAGACACGGCCGTGGCTGTTAAAGATGGTCACATTGTTGCGCTTATCGACGCGCAAAATAACAGCGAGTTTCAACAACACGCTAAAGCGGCTAAACAACTTATTGACGGCAATAATCAATGGCTATTGCCCGGTTTTGTCGATTGCCACACACATTTGGTGTATGGCGGCAATCGCGCCATAGAATTTGAACAACGTCTTCGCGGTGCCAGCTATCTTGAAATTGCTCAGCGAGGTGGCGGCATAAAAGGTACCGTCGCCAGTACGCGAAGCGCAAGCAATGAAGAGTTACTCAAAAATGCTGTTAAACGGGCAAAAAGGCTATGCGAAGAAGGCGTCACAACGGTTGAAATAAAGTCGGGATATGGGCTCGATATCGACACTGAAGTACGCATGTTAAAAGTTGCCAAGCAGCTTGAACAATTACTGCCTGTTTCAGTTTGTACGACCTATTTAGGGGCACATGCGCTGCCTCACGAATTTGCTGATGATGCTGATGCCTATATCGATTTTGTATGCGAGCAGGCTATGCCACTTATGGCAACAGAGAACCTTGCCGATGCGGTAGATGTATTTTGCGAGACCATCGGGTTTTCTACCGTGCAAACCGAGCGGGTGTTTAACAAAGCCATTGAACTTGGACTACCCGTAAAAGCCCATGTAGAGCAACTTAGCGACAGCAAAGGTGCTTTACTGGCTGCGCGCTATAATGCGTTATCGGTGGATCATATTGAATACTTGGCTGACAGCGACGTCCCTATGCTTGCTCAAAGCGGAACCGTTGCGGTGTTGTTACCTGGTGCGTTTTATTATTTAAATGAAGTACAAAAGCCGCCTATTAACGCGCTTAGAAGCCATAATGTGCCTATGGCAGTGGCAACTGACTTTAATCCGGGAAGCTCGCCCCTTGCATCTATTTTAACGGCAATGAACATGGCCTGCGTCCAATTTCAGTTAACGCCTGAAGAGGCGCTGCGCGGTATTACCGTGCATGCCGCAAAGGCACTAGGTTTAACCGACAGAGGCGTTATTGATGCAGGCAAAGTGGCGGATATCACGTTGTGGGATATAGATACCCCTGCTGAGCTTGCGTATTGCATTAATGGACATCGCCCCACTGCCATTTATAAAGGAGGCGTTCATGTTTAA
- a CDS encoding BadF/BadG/BcrA/BcrD ATPase family protein, whose amino-acid sequence MSQEFVIGIDGGGTYCRAMLQDINGNILGTGEAGPANIMSNATQALTSIIQASEHAIVKSTVNVALSDIAVAAGLAGANIPQAKSAFLSLPMPFARLEVMSDLHAACLGAHNGQDGAMIICGTGSAGTVYQKGRFADKGGYGLNVGDNASAAWLGQSAIRHTLLAFDNIESRGLLFKRLTSHFDVTDPQTLIQEVSQFTAESYGQLAPIVVESFSQGCESAKKLLEQGGDYLSKLGKALHREAGQALPICFVGGLSNVYRPFLSSDVSSVLCDAAKPAQQGAIDFLKQTNSL is encoded by the coding sequence GTGAGTCAAGAATTTGTAATTGGGATTGATGGCGGCGGTACCTATTGTCGTGCAATGTTACAAGACATCAATGGAAATATATTGGGTACGGGTGAAGCAGGTCCTGCCAATATTATGAGCAATGCCACCCAAGCACTAACCTCGATTATTCAGGCAAGTGAACACGCTATTGTAAAATCTACCGTCAATGTTGCGCTTAGCGACATTGCCGTTGCAGCAGGGTTAGCAGGAGCCAATATTCCACAAGCGAAAAGTGCTTTTCTCTCGCTGCCCATGCCATTTGCTCGTCTTGAAGTAATGAGTGATTTACACGCAGCATGCCTTGGCGCGCACAACGGGCAAGACGGCGCGATGATCATCTGTGGTACTGGTTCGGCCGGTACCGTATATCAAAAAGGGCGCTTCGCCGATAAAGGTGGCTATGGCTTGAATGTAGGCGACAACGCCAGCGCAGCTTGGTTAGGCCAATCAGCTATCAGACACACACTACTTGCCTTCGATAACATTGAAAGTCGCGGCTTGCTGTTTAAACGTTTAACCTCTCATTTTGATGTCACCGATCCTCAAACCCTTATTCAAGAGGTCTCACAGTTTACCGCAGAGTCTTATGGTCAGCTTGCCCCTATTGTTGTGGAAAGTTTTTCCCAAGGCTGTGAAAGTGCCAAAAAGCTGCTTGAGCAAGGTGGTGATTACCTTTCAAAATTAGGTAAAGCCTTGCACCGTGAAGCAGGGCAGGCGTTACCTATTTGTTTTGTAGGTGGCTTATCAAATGTTTATCGACCATTTTTATCATCAGACGTGTCTAGCGTGCTGTGTGATGCTGCAAAGCCCGCCCAACAAGGTGCTATTGATTTTTTGAAACAGACTAACTCGCTATGA
- the hutC gene encoding histidine utilization repressor — protein sequence MQPRYVLIKTAILDAIEKGDMKPGEQVPSENQLAQQHSVSRMTARRALSEMVDEGILMRSQGIGTFVSDHRPMSSMLEIKSIRDEIEQRGHQYSNEILLLERTSASADIARRLGLSEGDDVFHSIIVHCENKLPVQYEDRWVCPKWIADYLDKDFKAQTANYYLNQVAPLSQADHSVEAVLVDKDIAQSLLIQHKEPCLKVTRRTFTRTKLQENTSDNTVVSHAVLYHPGSRYRLGGHLEF from the coding sequence ATGCAGCCACGTTACGTATTAATCAAAACGGCAATACTAGATGCCATAGAAAAGGGTGACATGAAGCCAGGAGAGCAGGTGCCCTCGGAAAACCAGTTGGCACAGCAGCATAGCGTAAGTCGAATGACAGCAAGGCGTGCACTTAGCGAGATGGTCGATGAAGGTATTTTGATGCGAAGCCAAGGAATTGGAACCTTTGTGTCTGATCATCGCCCCATGAGTTCTATGCTGGAAATAAAGAGTATTCGCGATGAAATTGAGCAACGCGGACATCAATACAGCAACGAAATTTTATTGTTGGAGCGTACTTCGGCAAGTGCTGACATTGCTAGGCGATTAGGGCTAAGCGAAGGTGATGACGTATTCCATAGCATTATCGTGCACTGCGAAAACAAGCTTCCCGTGCAGTATGAAGACCGCTGGGTTTGCCCAAAGTGGATAGCAGATTACCTTGATAAAGACTTCAAAGCGCAAACGGCGAACTACTACCTAAACCAAGTTGCACCTTTGTCACAGGCCGACCATAGCGTGGAAGCCGTGTTGGTAGACAAAGACATTGCTCAATCGCTTCTTATTCAACATAAAGAGCCTTGCTTGAAAGTAACAAGGCGCACCTTTACACGCACAAAGCTGCAAGAAAACACATCAGATAACACAGTGGTAAGTCACGCGGTGCTATATCACCCCGGAAGCCGTTACCGCTTAGGTGGCCACTTAGAATTCTAA
- the hutH gene encoding histidine ammonia-lyase, whose translation MKPTLTLIPGTLTLSQLRDVHRQHVHLALDESAKPAINAAEQVVLNVIKENRTVYGINTGFGLLANTRINVDELELLQRSIVLSHAAGTGDFMSEDTVRLLMLLKINSLARGFSGIRLSVIEALIKLYNAQVYPAIPEKGSVGASGDLAPLAHMSVVLLGEGEAFYEGKRITATEALQIAGLEPIALAPKEGLALLNGTQASTAFALQGLFYTENALCSAIGIGALTVDAALGSRVPFDPRIHQVRGHQSQCDVAEAFRTLLDTSEIGQSHKGCEKVQDPYSLRCQPQVMGACLQQMRYAQEVLVTEANGVSDNPLVFVNDDGGDSGQGDILSGGNFHAETVAMAADMLAIALSEIGALSERRMSLMIDTHLSGLPPFLVENGGVNSGFMIAQVTCAALASENKTLAHPASIDSLPTSANQEDHVSMATFAARRLRDIFDNVAGILAIEWLAACQGLDFRKPLKTSERLLPLMSLLREKVPFYDKDRYFAPDIEAAKQLIKQHHLMDTTALNMLNDK comes from the coding sequence ATGAAACCTACATTAACCCTTATTCCCGGTACGCTTACTCTTTCACAACTGCGTGACGTACATCGACAGCATGTGCACTTGGCACTTGATGAAAGTGCTAAACCCGCTATCAATGCCGCAGAGCAGGTGGTGTTAAACGTTATAAAAGAAAACCGCACTGTATATGGCATTAATACAGGCTTTGGCTTGCTGGCCAATACACGCATTAACGTTGATGAACTCGAACTCTTGCAGCGCAGTATTGTACTTTCTCATGCCGCCGGTACTGGGGACTTCATGAGCGAAGATACTGTGCGCTTGCTGATGCTGCTTAAAATAAACTCATTGGCACGGGGTTTCTCTGGCATTCGCCTAAGTGTTATCGAAGCACTCATTAAGCTATACAACGCACAAGTCTACCCCGCCATTCCGGAAAAGGGCTCGGTGGGTGCAAGTGGTGACTTAGCGCCGTTAGCGCACATGAGCGTGGTGCTATTGGGCGAAGGTGAAGCGTTCTATGAAGGCAAGCGAATTACCGCCACTGAAGCATTACAAATAGCAGGACTTGAACCCATTGCCCTTGCGCCAAAAGAAGGCCTTGCGCTATTAAATGGTACACAAGCGTCTACCGCATTTGCCTTACAAGGCTTGTTTTACACTGAAAATGCCCTTTGCAGTGCCATCGGTATTGGTGCATTAACCGTCGATGCCGCGCTAGGATCACGCGTGCCGTTTGACCCACGCATTCACCAAGTACGCGGGCACCAAAGCCAGTGCGATGTGGCCGAAGCATTTCGAACCCTGCTAGATACCTCAGAAATCGGACAGTCACACAAGGGGTGTGAAAAAGTACAAGATCCTTACTCTTTACGCTGTCAGCCGCAGGTGATGGGGGCGTGTTTGCAGCAAATGCGCTACGCGCAAGAAGTACTAGTGACTGAAGCCAATGGTGTTAGCGATAACCCGTTAGTGTTTGTGAACGATGATGGTGGTGATAGTGGGCAGGGTGATATTTTATCTGGCGGCAACTTCCACGCAGAAACGGTGGCGATGGCGGCGGACATGTTAGCTATTGCGTTATCTGAGATTGGTGCGTTGTCTGAACGTCGCATGTCATTGATGATTGATACGCATTTAAGTGGCTTACCGCCATTTCTGGTGGAAAACGGCGGTGTTAACTCAGGCTTTATGATTGCTCAGGTTACCTGTGCCGCATTGGCCAGTGAAAACAAAACGCTGGCACATCCGGCGTCAATTGATTCACTTCCCACATCAGCAAACCAAGAAGACCACGTGTCTATGGCGACATTTGCCGCCCGCAGGCTTCGCGATATTTTTGACAATGTCGCCGGCATTTTGGCCATTGAGTGGTTAGCAGCATGCCAAGGCTTAGACTTCAGAAAACCGCTAAAAACTAGCGAGCGTTTATTGCCGTTAATGTCACTGTTACGAGAAAAAGTACCGTTTTACGATAAAGACCGTTACTTTGCTCCTGACATTGAAGCTGCCAAACAACTTATCAAACAGCATCATTTAATGGATACAACGGCATTAAATATGTTGAATGACAAGTAA
- the sstT gene encoding serine/threonine transporter SstT, with protein sequence MDSTSRPSLFQRYMNGSLVLQIIIGIVCGIAIATLSPSSAQSAGLLGTLFVKALKAIAPLLVFVLVMASIANHKQNEQTFIKPVLVLYLVGTLIAALTAVLASFAFPTSLSLVTSEVSQAAPKGVSEVLTTLLYNMVDNPVNALVNGNYIGILTWAVGLGLGLRHASEATKALLQNMADSVTSVVSFVIKLAPFGIFGLVANTIASTGFGALVEYGQLITVLVGAMLFIALITNPLLVFLATKKNPYPLVFKCLKESGITAFFTRSSAANIPVNMALCKRLKLDEDTYSVSIPLGATINMAGAAITITVLTLAAVNTLGIAVDFPTAVLLSVIAAVSACGSSGVAGGSLLLIPLACSLFNIPNEIAMQVVAVGFIVGVIQDSAETALNSSTDVLFTAAACQRAEN encoded by the coding sequence ATGGATTCAACGTCACGCCCGAGCCTGTTTCAGCGCTATATGAACGGCAGTTTGGTACTGCAAATTATCATCGGAATTGTATGCGGCATTGCGATAGCGACTTTGTCGCCCTCGTCAGCACAATCGGCTGGTTTACTAGGAACTCTGTTTGTCAAAGCCTTAAAAGCAATTGCACCACTGCTTGTTTTCGTTCTAGTGATGGCATCAATTGCCAACCATAAACAAAACGAGCAAACCTTCATTAAGCCCGTTCTTGTCCTTTATTTAGTTGGTACCTTAATTGCCGCTTTAACAGCAGTGCTCGCCAGCTTTGCTTTTCCAACAAGCTTAAGCTTAGTGACATCAGAGGTAAGCCAAGCTGCGCCAAAAGGCGTGTCAGAGGTCCTTACTACCTTGCTATACAATATGGTAGATAACCCCGTAAACGCACTGGTTAATGGTAACTATATCGGCATTCTTACCTGGGCCGTCGGTCTTGGATTAGGGCTTAGGCATGCCAGCGAAGCAACTAAAGCCTTGCTTCAAAATATGGCAGACAGCGTAACCAGCGTTGTCAGTTTTGTAATAAAGCTTGCGCCATTTGGTATCTTTGGATTAGTAGCAAACACTATTGCCTCTACCGGGTTTGGTGCGCTTGTAGAATACGGGCAGCTTATTACTGTACTGGTAGGCGCCATGCTGTTTATCGCCCTTATCACCAACCCATTGTTGGTCTTCTTGGCGACGAAAAAGAACCCTTATCCACTGGTATTTAAGTGCCTAAAAGAAAGTGGTATCACGGCGTTCTTTACGCGCAGTTCTGCGGCCAATATTCCGGTGAACATGGCCCTTTGCAAACGTCTAAAGCTTGATGAAGATACGTATTCAGTGTCTATCCCGTTGGGTGCGACCATTAACATGGCCGGTGCAGCCATTACCATTACCGTGCTAACACTAGCAGCGGTGAATACCCTAGGTATAGCAGTTGACTTTCCAACGGCAGTCTTGCTTAGCGTTATTGCTGCTGTATCGGCGTGTGGTAGTTCAGGTGTTGCAGGTGGGTCGCTACTGCTTATACCCCTTGCCTGTAGCTTGTTTAATATTCCTAACGAAATTGCAATGCAAGTGGTGGCAGTAGGCTTTATTGTTGGTGTCATTCAAGACTCTGCTGAAACCGCGCTTAATAGCTCTACCGATGTGTTGTTTACTGCAGCCGCTTGTCAACGCGCTGAAAACTAA
- a CDS encoding formimidoylglutamase, with translation MFNWQGRTDSEDGEKGLRWHQRVKHDVDPQDFASDAVTTDVALVGFASDLGVKHNKGRLGAAAGPNAIRGALANLPWHWPYAQLTDFGDVGVDPIRTANEIANSQHSLHGNSDIDSTSRIAQEAIPQCALSQAQNQYANAISYALTADLHTKAKGTTNKEPTDNQRLVIGLGGGHEIAWGSYLGLFNAHANHAEQATVAGERSGKRIGIINFDAHFDLRKPAPNTSSGTPFRQVYEHCQLHNVPFHYACVGVSKAANTSALFEFADSSNTRYVLDTQCNFSTICDTLAPMLQDIDLLYVTVCLDAFPASAAPGVSAPSALGVDPLLVIRVLRYLAEQQQAMQYQWQLCDIAEMNPQFDIDSRTAKLAARLIFEVTDALV, from the coding sequence ATGTTTAACTGGCAAGGTCGTACTGACAGTGAAGATGGTGAAAAAGGCCTGCGATGGCATCAGCGCGTTAAGCATGACGTTGATCCTCAGGACTTCGCAAGTGATGCTGTCACAACGGATGTTGCGCTAGTAGGGTTTGCAAGCGATTTGGGCGTTAAGCATAACAAAGGCAGGCTTGGCGCCGCTGCTGGGCCTAACGCAATCCGCGGCGCCCTTGCCAATTTGCCGTGGCACTGGCCTTACGCTCAGTTGACTGATTTTGGCGATGTAGGCGTCGACCCTATTCGAACAGCTAATGAGATAGCTAATTCGCAACATAGCTTACATGGCAATTCAGATATTGATAGCACGTCGCGTATCGCGCAAGAGGCAATACCACAATGTGCACTCTCCCAAGCGCAGAACCAATATGCAAACGCTATCAGTTATGCCCTTACAGCCGATTTGCACACGAAGGCTAAGGGTACGACTAACAAGGAGCCTACCGACAATCAGCGACTTGTGATTGGTTTAGGCGGCGGTCATGAAATAGCCTGGGGAAGCTACTTAGGGCTTTTTAATGCCCATGCTAACCATGCTGAACAGGCAACTGTCGCAGGTGAACGTTCAGGTAAGCGCATAGGTATTATCAATTTTGATGCGCACTTTGACTTACGTAAACCTGCCCCGAACACCAGTTCAGGCACACCATTCAGGCAAGTGTATGAACACTGTCAACTGCACAATGTGCCTTTTCATTACGCCTGTGTCGGTGTATCGAAAGCGGCGAATACTTCTGCGCTTTTTGAATTCGCTGACTCTTCTAATACGCGTTATGTGTTAGATACTCAGTGTAACTTTTCTACCATCTGCGACACCTTAGCGCCCATGTTGCAAGACATTGACTTGCTTTATGTCACCGTATGTTTAGATGCGTTTCCAGCATCTGCAGCACCCGGCGTGAGTGCGCCAAGTGCGCTAGGCGTAGACCCACTATTGGTTATTCGCGTGTTACGTTACTTGGCAGAACAACAACAGGCCATGCAATACCAGTGGCAACTTTGCGATATTGCCGAAATGAACCCGCAGTTTGATATAGACAGTCGCACAGCCAAGCTGGCTGCACGACTTATTTTTGAAGTGACTGACGCGCTGGTTTAG